One window from the genome of Elaeis guineensis isolate ETL-2024a chromosome 5, EG11, whole genome shotgun sequence encodes:
- the LOC105044511 gene encoding probable membrane-associated kinase regulator 4: MAKSLAPYDHLVEEDYIDMDISSATFLYYTISSPPHSREFEFQMSANPRDRESTTSPADELFYKGKLLPLHLPPRLQMVQKLLQSSTSPPHAKPPDAFEEKMATTPSTTTTTTNTAAGTPFESCNISPATSGYARGKLNPEDYLFECSIGLVRSNPKKSWSKRLKSISHSSVGLKLKASRAYLKSFFTKSSCSDESCALPKAKECSNGHAKAGKKKPLGQIQRERYPAADNSAAALMRSIHGGKPNDEELGHRRSFSGIIKWNSTTKSSSTSSSCSSSFSNASSNGYYQPQILKRSSSFNSEVESSIQGAIAYCKKSQEQVCARKSVSDVGYYSVCF, translated from the coding sequence ATGGCGAAGAGCCTTGCTCCCTACGACCACTTGGTAGAAGAAGACTACATAGATATGGATATCAGCTCTGCCACCTTCTTGTACTACACCATATCCTCCCCTCCACATTCTAGAGAATTTGAATTCCAAATGTCTGCCAACCCAAGAGATAGAGAAAGCACCACCTCCCCTGCCGATGAGCTCTTCTACAAAGGAAAGCTCCTCCCTCTACACCTCCCGCCTCGCCTTCAAATGGTTCAGAAGCTCCTCCAGAGCTCCACCAGCCCACCTCATGCAAAGCCTCCAGATGCCTTTGAAGAGAAGATGGCCACCACTCCcagcaccaccaccaccaccaccaacacTGCCGCAGGCACTCCATTTGAGTCCTGCAACATCTCTCCTGCCACTTCTGGCTACGCTCGTGGAAAGCTAAATCCGGAGGACTACTTATTCGAATGTTCTATCGGGCTCGTTCGATCAAATCCAAAGAAGTCTTGGTCCAAGAGGCTCAAGTCGATCAGCCACTCATCTGTGGGTCTCAAGCTGAAGGCATCGCGAGCTTACCTCAAGTCTTTCTTCACCAAATCAAGCTGCTCGGATGAGTCATGTGCCCTCCCTAAAGCCAAGGAATGCTCAAATGGCCATGCGAAGGCGGGGAAAAAGAAGCCGTTGGGCCAAATTCAGAGAGAAAGATACCCAGCGGCAGACAACAGTGCTGCTGCTCTCATGAGGAGCATTCATGGTGGGAAGCCAAATGATGAAGAGTTGGGTCATAGAAGATCTTTTTCTGGTATCATTAAATGGAATTCGACAACCAAATCTTCATCTACCTCTTCATCATGCTCTTCCTCCTTTTCGAATGCAAGTTCAAATGGATACTACCAGCCACAGATTCTGAAGAGGAGCAGCAGTTTTAATTCTGAAGTGGAGAGCTCCATCCAAGGGGCAATAGCCTACTGCAAGAAGTCCCAAGAGCAGGTATGCGCGAGAAAGAGTGTAAGTGATGTTGGGTATTATTCTGTCTGCTTCTAG